TTTTAACAGCCTAATTTCAAATATCCAATTTCTAATTTCCAATTTCTACATCTTGAATTGATAAAATGTAATCCATTAAAAATGCATGAACTAAAAAATATAAACACATGAAAAAACATATTAATTTCCCTAAAGTTTTAACAATTTTAATTGTCTTCTCAATAGCATTTGTATCCTGTAAAGAATTTTACAAAAAACAAAAATCCAGTATCGTAGTAGTTTCGGGTCAAATCATCAATGCTACCGGCGATTCGGCATGGGTAGAAGTATATAAAGCTGTTGGTCGGGATAGAATAACTTATGGAGATAAACTTAATAAAAACGGTTCTTTTAACATCCGTTTTGAAATACATAAACCCCAAATGGCTGTTTTTAATGATGGAAACGAAATTACTCGTATGTTCATACAGCCGGGCGATAGTTTGTATTTGACCCTGAACACCGAAGAGTTTGATGAAACAATAAAATACTCCGGAAAAGGAGCAAGTGAAAACAATTACATGGCTGCCAAATACATGAAATTTGATGATACCCCGGCTTTTCCATATTGGAAACTTGTTGACAGTCTTCCCGCCATGGAATATAATCATCATTTTGATAGTATCAAAATAGAAAGAATGAACTTCTTAAATGAATATATTTCCAATAATCCTGCGAGTAATGATTTTATTTCATTTGAGAAAACAAATATTGAATTCGAATATGCTGACAATATTTACATGTTCATTCAGCATCATATCAGGGCTAATAACTATAAATTGGATACAATAAATGTTCCGGCAACTTTTTATACTATTGTTGACAGTTATCTTGATTATAATGATCCTTATAAACTTTCAATTGAATATTCTCAATATTTAGCCGATTATTTATCTTATATTGCTTATGCAAACCAGAACTTATTGTCAGACAAGGAAACTAAGGACTCCATCTATTTATCTTTGATAATAAATAAATTGGATGGCTATAGTAAAGAAAAAGCCCTTTCGCATCATTTTTTTCGTAAGTTAGATGGTTACAATATTGATTATTATAAATTACATAAAAATGTATTTGATGAACATGTGCCGGATAAAGATCTCAGAGAAGTTATTTACGATAAATATAT
The genomic region above belongs to Bacteroidales bacterium and contains:
- a CDS encoding TlpA family protein disulfide reductase, with the translated sequence MKKHINFPKVLTILIVFSIAFVSCKEFYKKQKSSIVVVSGQIINATGDSAWVEVYKAVGRDRITYGDKLNKNGSFNIRFEIHKPQMAVFNDGNEITRMFIQPGDSLYLTLNTEEFDETIKYSGKGASENNYMAAKYMKFDDTPAFPYWKLVDSLPAMEYNHHFDSIKIERMNFLNEYISNNPASNDFISFEKTNIEFEYADNIYMFIQHHIRANNYKLDTINVPATFYTIVDSYLDYNDPYKLSIEYSQYLADYLSYIAYANQNLLSDKETKDSIYLSLIINKLDGYSKEKALSHHFFRKLDGYNIDYYKLHKNVFDEHVPDKDLREVIYDKYISIKELLKKELPEGAKLKNLESPQNSEFSFNRIIEQYKGKVIYVDFWASWCGPCKHEMPFSLKLQEKFKDKYVVFLFFSTDKDSVAWKQMIKILQITGDHYRLNKAARKEIDSLFNVRFIPRYVIIDKNGKVIDDKAKRPSNEEVVKEINALL